The genomic region TACCTATATTAGAGAAAATGGAGCAATGAACGCGATCATTTCTTCAGATGTTGAAAATATAGAAGGACTTAAAAAGGAGCTGGCAAAAGTGCCAGATATGAACGGCCTGGAATTAGCTTCAAAAGTTTCTACTAAGGAGCCTTATTTCTATGGAAATGAAGATGCAACCTATAAGATCGCCGCTCTGGATGTTGGAATAAAAACGAACATTCTAAGAAATCTGGCTGAAAGAGATGCTTATATCAAAGTTTTCCCATACGATGCTACTTATGAGGAAATGAAGGAATGGAATCCAGATGGATATTTCCTTTCTAACGGCCCTGGAGATCCACAGCCTCTGGAAAGTGCGATCAATGTGACAAAGACCATTATAGAAAAGGATCATCCTTTATTCGGAATTTGTTTGGGTCACCAGATCATAGCTATCGCTAATGGGATCAAAACATATAAAATGCACCACGGGCACCGAGGTATTAACCACCCGGTAAAGAATATGATTACCGGTAAAGGTGAGATCACTTCACAGAACCATGGTTTCTCTGTTGATAAAGAACAAACGGAAGCCCATCCCGATGTAGAAGTAACTCATATTTGTTTGAATGACGGAACTGTCGGTGGATTGGCAATGAAAAGCAAGAATACTTTTTCTGTGCAATATCACCCGGAAGCTAGTCCCGGACCTCACGATGCAAGCTATCTTTTTGATGAGTTTATAGACAGGATCAAAACTGTGAAAGCTTAGGAGATAATAATATATATTAAAACACAAAGACCGGAAATACTCCGGTCTTTGTGTTTTAACGGTTATCTGTAAAATAAATTTGCCGCATCCATGCTAAATGTTTAGTTTCGGGTTTGTTTTAAAATAACCCCCAATCTAACATGAAAAAATTTCTTTTCACTGTCCTGCTAATAGCAGGCTTTTCTGTTAATTCACAGACCACCCAAAACCAGTTCTCTTTAAATTTCCTGGTACCTTCTGCAGAATATGAAGTTTCTGTTTCAGAGAAATCTACCATTGATTTTAATCTGGGTGTTGGATTCGCCTATACCAAATCTGATTTCAATGGCGAGCACTTCGGGATTTTCCCAGGTTTCGAAACACAATATCGTTATTATTATAATTTGGCCAAACGGGCAGATAAAGGGAAAAAGACCTCTGAGAATAGTGGAAATTATATCGCCGGAGTGGCTTCACTGTCTAGTGGAGATCCAATTTTTGGCGATCTGGAGTATGCAAATGACTACTGGGGATTTGTTGGTCCTTCCTGGGGGCTA from Gramella sp. MT6 harbors:
- the carA gene encoding glutamine-hydrolyzing carbamoyl-phosphate synthase small subunit; the protein is MKYQAKRKAIILLEDGTIFYGKAVGNKEGSAVGEVCFNTGMTGYQEIFTDPSYFGQLMVTTNAHIGNYGTNEGENESDKAKIAGLICKNFSYFHSRPAADKSLEEFLDESNIFAISDVDTRALVTYIRENGAMNAIISSDVENIEGLKKELAKVPDMNGLELASKVSTKEPYFYGNEDATYKIAALDVGIKTNILRNLAERDAYIKVFPYDATYEEMKEWNPDGYFLSNGPGDPQPLESAINVTKTIIEKDHPLFGICLGHQIIAIANGIKTYKMHHGHRGINHPVKNMITGKGEITSQNHGFSVDKEQTEAHPDVEVTHICLNDGTVGGLAMKSKNTFSVQYHPEASPGPHDASYLFDEFIDRIKTVKA